Proteins found in one Methanobrevibacter millerae genomic segment:
- a CDS encoding competence protein CoiA family protein, whose product MLVALNDKNEYVSAFDVEKYDSKGNLLKYYCPECGEELILRKGNVYQHHFSHKNKDTICRLRENGGESDIHNFLKYKIKKIIEKDNDLIKSEIEYPIGSLIADYYCELKDKYNNKKKVAVEIVHKHTNIKDFVDKNEYYYSTGVYSIWVFNIDKFTSKTKTVTSNISMDEIIHDSSDFLETVRVTEIIRDAHVMHFGKVFALDPFNEKVYCIHVNSLYSNSSKYPHNIIHLLLEDFKIEFFKKSASDDFLNYNRSVAGPNIEKFWDKKPFDYIFKKNKESNNVNIHNNEQLLSKKEFYDTIAVNIGIFEDDKDGICYEIIYKENNLIFYDKINDDSFKYEVSTIEDTLLFLEDNLGLRDNIHIELIPKLVSNVRFNNKNGIFYSEDDGIFKPDSKSDFSEFDDFINFFNKNYIFEKNESFDDEYIDYEDYIDLKNKSNAKDLKIIPKDDKYCLVEYLEDKTYLHGMFDTWDEADAEGRLL is encoded by the coding sequence ATGTTAGTAGCTCTCAATGATAAAAATGAGTATGTATCTGCATTTGATGTTGAAAAATATGATAGTAAAGGTAATCTTCTTAAATATTATTGTCCTGAATGTGGTGAAGAATTAATATTACGTAAAGGTAATGTATATCAACATCATTTTAGCCATAAAAATAAAGATACTATTTGTAGATTACGTGAAAATGGTGGTGAATCGGATATTCATAACTTCCTAAAGTACAAAATTAAAAAAATTATTGAAAAAGATAATGATTTAATTAAATCTGAAATTGAATATCCTATTGGTTCTCTCATAGCAGATTATTATTGTGAATTAAAAGATAAATACAATAATAAAAAGAAAGTAGCTGTTGAAATAGTTCATAAACATACTAATATTAAAGATTTTGTAGATAAAAATGAATATTATTATAGTACGGGTGTTTATAGCATATGGGTTTTTAATATAGATAAATTTACAAGTAAAACTAAAACAGTTACTAGTAATATTAGTATGGATGAGATTATCCATGATTCTAGTGATTTTTTAGAAACCGTTCGTGTTACTGAGATAATTCGTGATGCTCACGTTATGCATTTTGGTAAAGTCTTTGCTTTAGATCCATTTAATGAAAAAGTATATTGTATTCATGTTAACTCATTATACAGTAATAGTAGTAAATATCCACATAATATAATTCATTTATTGTTAGAAGATTTTAAAATTGAGTTTTTTAAAAAATCTGCTTCTGATGATTTTTTAAATTATAATCGTAGTGTTGCAGGTCCGAATATTGAAAAATTTTGGGACAAAAAACCATTTGATTATATTTTTAAGAAGAATAAAGAGAGCAATAATGTTAATATACATAATAATGAGCAGTTATTATCTAAAAAGGAATTTTATGATACTATTGCTGTGAATATTGGTATTTTTGAAGATGATAAAGATGGTATTTGCTATGAAATTATTTATAAAGAAAATAATTTAATATTCTATGATAAAATAAATGATGATTCATTTAAATACGAAGTTAGTACCATTGAAGATACTCTTTTATTTTTAGAAGATAATTTAGGTTTAAGAGATAATATTCATATAGAATTAATCCCTAAACTAGTTTCTAATGTTAGATTTAATAATAAGAATGGAATATTTTATTCTGAAGATGATGGTATTTTTAAACCTGATTCTAAGTCAGATTTTAGCGAATTTGATGATTTCATAAATTTTTTCAATAAAAATTATATTTTTGAGAAAAATGAGTCATTTGATGATGAGTATATAGATTATGAGGATTATATTGATTTGAAAAATAAATCAAATGCTAAAGATTTAAAAATCATACCAAAAGATGATAAATATTGCTTAGTTGAATATTTAGAAGATAAAACATATTTGCATGGCATGTTTGATACTTGGGATGAAGCTGATGCAGAAGGAAGATTACTATAA
- a CDS encoding AAA family ATPase yields the protein MTKDINLKSIEINSFRGIKNYDLNFYDPEKNKYKSMIFCGANGTGKSSFVNAFEYLFTGKIESLKGTSTINHDKSIIHRDSLKDDLYVKAQIGDFEISRSFKDGFQYPDELKELVDDFENGSFILNRKKLLLFIESRPKQRYETIANLINFNQYDDIENSLRKCEKSFKNDLKAKEEELSDNEMEITEIYNCDIGEVYEKTNDILKENDFELITEDSDLKEYIKEHSIENENLDELEEIDISKINEKYLSQLNVYEKITLNELKSSNTLLKLLNNSIDYINDESPDTCPICKNKIENTKVLRYISAKRSELEKNSNALLNWQKENDVLIRQIQELNYKLKDYDLNNLINDLKELSNFNINISQMDRDILTNIDNEINELKAKYTKQDYDLKNAGEVIYKLSERQKLLKEKEKVEKQHEIAQISYDTFKELKKTKIEEILEEIITYVDKYYSFIHEDDEIHSPEINVDKSTALTLKLIFGDEKNDPRSYSSEGHIDSLGLCIFLAFAKVFNKYKFIILDDIIATVDMAHKERVVRLLFEEFEDYTFIITTHNKLWFEQLQNMSQMYDQDRYAFENIISWSEKEGPQLYPYVSQEERIEQYIENNDVFAAGNGIRRYFEFILDGVVRNNGIKMPLKKHYTVNDYYSQVRSQLKSMFKKTEFKEYYNAVFDEIDKTSYMGNLMSHNNEANYYLDISEIIKFKEAVFNFRDSVTCHDPKHHNKFLRFNKEKKIGICTSKKCDDIFKF from the coding sequence ATGACTAAAGACATTAACTTGAAATCTATTGAAATTAATTCATTTAGAGGGATAAAAAACTATGATTTGAATTTTTATGATCCTGAAAAAAATAAATACAAATCTATGATATTCTGTGGAGCCAATGGGACTGGAAAAAGCTCTTTTGTTAACGCATTCGAATATCTTTTCACAGGTAAGATTGAATCCCTTAAAGGTACAAGTACAATTAATCACGACAAATCTATAATCCATAGAGACAGTTTAAAGGATGATTTATATGTAAAAGCACAAATCGGTGATTTTGAAATTTCAAGATCATTTAAAGATGGATTCCAATATCCTGATGAATTAAAGGAATTAGTTGATGACTTTGAAAATGGATCTTTTATTTTAAACAGAAAAAAATTATTGTTATTCATTGAATCAAGACCTAAACAAAGATATGAAACCATTGCCAATTTGATTAATTTCAATCAATATGATGATATTGAAAACTCATTGAGAAAATGTGAAAAGAGTTTTAAAAATGATTTAAAAGCAAAAGAAGAAGAATTAAGTGATAATGAAATGGAAATCACTGAAATTTATAATTGTGATATAGGAGAAGTTTATGAAAAGACCAACGATATCTTAAAAGAGAATGATTTTGAATTAATAACAGAAGACAGTGATTTAAAAGAGTATATTAAAGAGCATTCCATTGAAAATGAGAATTTGGATGAACTTGAAGAAATTGATATTTCTAAAATCAATGAGAAATACTTATCACAATTAAATGTATATGAAAAGATTACTTTAAATGAATTAAAATCATCCAATACATTATTAAAACTATTGAATAATTCTATAGACTATATTAATGATGAATCTCCAGATACATGTCCTATTTGTAAAAATAAAATTGAAAATACAAAGGTTTTAAGATATATTTCTGCTAAAAGAAGTGAACTTGAAAAAAATTCTAATGCTTTATTGAACTGGCAAAAAGAAAATGATGTTTTGATAAGACAAATTCAGGAATTGAATTACAAATTAAAAGATTATGATTTAAATAATCTTATAAATGATTTAAAGGAATTATCTAATTTTAATATAAATATCTCTCAAATGGATAGAGACATATTAACAAACATTGATAATGAAATCAATGAATTAAAAGCAAAATACACAAAACAAGATTATGATTTAAAAAATGCAGGTGAAGTTATTTATAAACTTTCAGAAAGACAGAAACTTCTAAAAGAAAAAGAAAAAGTTGAAAAACAACATGAAATAGCTCAAATATCCTATGATACTTTTAAGGAGTTAAAGAAAACTAAAATCGAAGAGATTTTAGAAGAGATTATTACATATGTTGATAAATATTACTCATTCATACATGAAGATGATGAAATACACTCTCCTGAAATTAATGTTGATAAATCAACGGCTTTAACATTAAAATTAATATTCGGCGATGAGAAAAATGACCCAAGATCATATTCCAGTGAAGGACACATTGATTCTTTGGGTTTATGTATCTTTTTAGCATTTGCAAAGGTTTTCAATAAATATAAATTCATAATTTTAGATGATATAATCGCTACTGTTGATATGGCTCACAAGGAAAGAGTTGTAAGATTATTATTCGAAGAATTCGAAGATTACACATTTATTATTACTACACATAATAAATTATGGTTTGAACAGCTGCAGAACATGTCACAAATGTATGATCAGGACAGATATGCCTTTGAAAATATTATAAGCTGGTCAGAAAAAGAAGGTCCTCAATTATATCCTTATGTATCTCAAGAAGAAAGAATTGAACAATATATTGAAAATAATGATGTATTTGCAGCAGGAAATGGGATAAGACGTTACTTTGAATTTATTTTGGATGGTGTGGTTAGAAATAATGGCATTAAAATGCCATTGAAAAAACACTACACAGTAAATGATTATTACTCCCAGGTTAGAAGCCAACTCAAATCAATGTTCAAGAAAACAGAATTTAAAGAGTATTATAATGCTGTTTTCGATGAAATAGATAAAACAAGTTATATGGGTAATTTAATGTCACATAATAATGAGGCAAATTATTATTTAGATATATCTGAAATTATTAAATTTAAAGAAGCAGTTTTTAATTTTAGAGATTCTGTAACCTGTCATGACCCAAAACATCATAACAAGTTTTTACGTTTTAATAAAGAAAAGAAAATCGGAATCTGTACCAGTAAGAAATGTGATGATATTTTTAAATTTTAA
- a CDS encoding tetratricopeptide repeat protein — protein MANYIDKYKIKNQGLKFEKEEPEKAIEYYKELLTHEYFINDFWLYRRLVLMYKKTKEFDKKTEIIKTFFRSGIYCNNHQFLWFRNKLRILSEKNYITPEEIDSLTNYFKTHSLINEEKANTPLPIADRIKKRNGEIIVISKEKYDKKQKQYEYEVKCSELNRQQRYDEYIELLNYMIDDLGYRRYGYFQKLCVAYRRFNDYDNELRIINKYMNGESARTKVSDEWFEKRLKDVEKIINPNSSNKELNEIKTLKEENKYLSKRISELEDKKPNVNYQKISDLDEKSIYEIPFNIDDLNLVKYPDYEYDSTLNEFKNLKRKNILIQYGRFLTQNKQTNDAIKFYKNLCDNTYFSNDWYPYRQLTIIYDKKKDYHANLSNIKDLFHSNIYLNRYQHVWFSEKIRRILEKVNVNENEIEEWFEYYETHGALNEKESNKFLADKFVKLNDRVFIITDEYFNYRQESYALEEIGRIYERVGNYELAISHYEKIIAEKEYPLFKFYQRICFCLEKLKDYNRELDAIELYYTDPPMDVSEYSDEWFEKRLKKVNKKLNTDYTVDELKSIS, from the coding sequence ATGGCAAATTATATTGATAAATACAAAATCAAAAATCAAGGCTTGAAGTTTGAAAAAGAAGAGCCTGAAAAAGCAATTGAATATTATAAAGAGCTTTTAACTCATGAATATTTCATTAATGATTTTTGGCTATACAGAAGATTGGTTTTAATGTATAAAAAAACCAAAGAATTTGATAAAAAAACAGAAATCATAAAAACATTTTTTAGAAGTGGAATTTACTGTAATAACCATCAATTTTTATGGTTTAGAAATAAACTAAGAATTTTATCTGAGAAAAATTATATAACTCCTGAAGAAATCGACTCTTTAACCAATTATTTTAAAACTCATTCACTTATTAATGAAGAAAAAGCAAATACTCCTTTGCCTATTGCAGATAGAATTAAAAAACGAAACGGAGAAATTATTGTTATAAGTAAAGAAAAATACGATAAAAAGCAAAAACAATATGAATATGAAGTTAAATGCTCAGAATTAAACAGACAACAAAGATATGATGAATATATTGAATTATTGAATTATATGATTGATGATTTGGGTTATAGAAGATATGGTTATTTTCAGAAATTATGCGTGGCTTACAGAAGATTTAATGATTATGATAATGAATTAAGAATTATCAATAAGTATATGAATGGTGAATCAGCACGGACAAAAGTTAGTGATGAATGGTTTGAAAAAAGATTAAAAGATGTTGAAAAGATTATTAATCCTAATTCATCAAATAAAGAATTAAATGAAATAAAAACTTTAAAAGAAGAAAACAAATATCTTTCAAAACGTATATCAGAACTTGAGGACAAAAAACCTAATGTAAATTATCAAAAAATTTCAGATCTTGATGAAAAATCAATATACGAAATTCCTTTTAACATAGATGACCTTAATTTAGTCAAATACCCAGATTATGAATATGATTCAACTTTAAATGAATTTAAAAACTTAAAAAGAAAAAATATCCTAATACAATATGGAAGATTTTTAACTCAGAATAAACAAACAAATGATGCAATAAAATTTTATAAAAATTTATGTGATAATACTTACTTTTCAAATGATTGGTATCCTTACAGACAGTTAACAATAATTTACGATAAAAAAAAGGATTATCATGCAAATTTATCAAATATTAAAGATTTATTCCATAGTAACATTTATTTAAATAGATATCAGCATGTTTGGTTTAGTGAAAAAATAAGAAGAATCTTAGAAAAAGTGAATGTTAATGAAAATGAAATCGAAGAATGGTTTGAATATTATGAAACGCATGGTGCTTTAAATGAGAAAGAATCCAATAAATTTTTAGCAGATAAGTTTGTTAAACTAAATGACAGGGTTTTCATTATAACTGATGAATATTTTAATTATCGTCAAGAGAGCTACGCTTTAGAAGAAATTGGCCGTATTTATGAAAGAGTAGGAAATTATGAACTAGCTATAAGTCATTATGAAAAAATCATCGCGGAAAAAGAATATCCTTTGTTTAAGTTTTATCAAAGAATCTGTTTTTGTTTAGAAAAACTTAAAGATTATAATCGTGAATTAGATGCAATTGAATTATATTACACTGATCCACCAATGGATGTTAGTGAATATAGTGATGAATGGTTTGAAAAAAGACTAAAAAAGGTAAATAAAAAATTAAATACTGATTACACAGTTGATGAATTAAAATCGATAAGTTAA
- a CDS encoding BREX system ATP-binding domain-containing protein: MNYEYILSALKNGIVPENGTREFCLGRDTEISEFERLLSEIDKNEKSYVKFIKGEFGAGKSFFLKVIEEMAYEENFAVSWVTLGNDVRFNKIDVVYRSIVNKLRCKTGTSLDHIIDRWITGLKMMAFEETSDPVKQNNLVKENLYADLANTREHSNAFAVAIENYNRLMNEEDYKTAEYAKAWLRGDGNIPFTEKRKFGVKGDVDKTNALNYLEALSVFVKSIGYSGLVVLFDEAESIMDIPRKDLRNTAYDYIRVMFDNCDLGKFHNSLFVFAGTPPLFDDSKKGIVSYTALHDRIKSMLDTDLTDVRRPIFELKGFTEEDLVEIAGKLMIMHEEAYGWNASDKITPTINDIVAIHINNARLTGGRVTPRTFIRSFVSVLDTVQQNQSFFNDTKQIIELFDEQENTLEDDIDDIFDDDW, translated from the coding sequence ATGAATTATGAATATATATTAAGTGCCTTAAAAAATGGTATTGTACCTGAAAACGGTACACGGGAATTCTGTTTAGGGCGTGACACGGAAATTTCAGAATTTGAAAGATTACTTTCAGAAATTGATAAAAACGAAAAATCCTATGTAAAATTTATAAAAGGAGAATTTGGTGCAGGAAAATCTTTCTTTTTAAAAGTCATTGAAGAAATGGCTTATGAAGAAAACTTTGCTGTGTCTTGGGTCACATTAGGAAATGATGTTCGCTTTAATAAAATCGACGTCGTTTATAGAAGCATTGTTAACAAATTAAGATGTAAAACCGGTACTTCACTGGACCATATTATTGACAGGTGGATTACCGGCCTAAAAATGATGGCATTTGAAGAAACATCAGATCCAGTCAAACAGAATAATTTAGTTAAAGAGAATTTATATGCCGATTTAGCAAACACCAGAGAACATTCCAACGCTTTTGCTGTAGCTATTGAAAATTATAATAGATTAATGAATGAAGAAGACTATAAAACTGCTGAATATGCAAAAGCTTGGTTAAGAGGAGACGGCAATATCCCATTTACTGAAAAAAGAAAATTTGGTGTAAAGGGAGACGTTGACAAAACCAATGCTTTAAATTATCTGGAGGCATTGTCCGTTTTTGTTAAATCAATCGGATACTCCGGGCTGGTTGTTCTTTTTGACGAAGCCGAATCCATAATGGACATTCCTAGAAAAGATTTAAGAAACACTGCATACGATTACATAAGAGTCATGTTTGATAATTGTGATTTAGGTAAATTCCATAATTCATTATTTGTTTTTGCAGGTACTCCTCCGTTATTTGATGATTCCAAAAAAGGTATTGTTTCCTATACAGCATTGCACGATAGGATTAAATCAATGCTTGACACTGATTTAACTGATGTAAGGCGTCCAATTTTTGAGCTTAAAGGATTTACTGAAGAGGATTTGGTTGAAATAGCAGGCAAATTAATGATAATGCATGAAGAGGCATATGGCTGGAATGCAAGCGATAAGATAACTCCAACCATTAATGATATTGTTGCAATACATATTAACAACGCTAGATTGACTGGAGGCAGAGTTACTCCAAGAACATTCATCCGTTCATTTGTTAGCGTGCTGGATACCGTTCAACAAAACCAGTCATTCTTCAATGATACCAAACAGATAATAGAATTATTCGACGAACAAGAAAATACTTTAGAAGACGATATCGACGATATTTTTGACGACGATTGGTAA
- a CDS encoding GmrSD restriction endonuclease domain-containing protein, with protein sequence MKKDTVFNITQYPLNYLMTSIDNGDIALPDLQRPFVWKNVKVRNLFDSLYKGLPVGMLILWKINESNDEFKPIGVMDKNTTPSKLIIDGQQRLTALYSVITGSEVIDSDYKQRSVKISYNPFTEEFEVQNSSTLKDPTWVNNITDIFKGDLFSYMDDFFTNLDEKRPDFEYDKTLIRNNIYSLKSLENSYQFSAIELSPSLDPEEVSEIFVRINSTGKPLNQSDFIFTLMSLYWPEGKNSMEEFSRKAKIAPGAGETSSFNLINAQPTNENLLRSIIGYSFLRGRLKYAYLILKGRNLENQTTTEDERVKNFDILKEGLETALNLVYWHDFIAIIQSAGFVNDNLILSKNAIYETYALYLLGRCKFGIKHIDLESIIRKWFVFSLLTQRYGASPESIIEQELSNFRESDDLIGVLTDIINSSLTNDFWTVTLPSRLESSQGSRNTSNQVYNACKVFEGENILFSEIKLKDYLSPFIKSPKKQIEVHHIFPKNYLQQVKNLKQRDYNQIANMIYIDYHKNIKISDKPPHEYWSWILEDCSDNTREFIENNYVEVYDLPYEFWKMDYFDFLEERRKLMAESMHKYFEKL encoded by the coding sequence ATGAAAAAAGATACTGTTTTTAACATAACTCAATATCCATTAAATTACTTAATGACAAGTATTGATAATGGAGATATTGCTCTACCTGACCTTCAAAGACCATTTGTGTGGAAAAATGTGAAAGTACGTAATTTATTTGATTCACTATACAAAGGATTACCTGTCGGAATGTTAATTTTATGGAAGATTAATGAATCAAATGATGAATTTAAGCCAATTGGTGTCATGGATAAAAATACTACTCCATCCAAATTAATTATTGATGGTCAGCAAAGGCTCACTGCATTATACTCCGTTATAACTGGTTCTGAAGTAATAGACAGTGATTATAAACAAAGATCTGTTAAAATTTCATATAATCCGTTTACAGAAGAATTTGAAGTACAAAACAGTAGTACTTTAAAAGATCCAACCTGGGTTAATAATATCACAGATATTTTTAAAGGAGATCTTTTCAGTTATATGGATGATTTTTTCACTAATCTGGATGAAAAACGCCCAGATTTTGAATATGACAAAACTTTAATAAGGAATAATATTTATTCACTTAAAAGCTTGGAAAATTCTTATCAATTCTCAGCTATTGAATTATCTCCATCTCTTGATCCTGAAGAAGTATCTGAAATATTTGTACGTATTAACAGTACTGGAAAACCATTAAACCAATCTGATTTTATTTTTACATTAATGTCACTATACTGGCCTGAAGGTAAAAATAGCATGGAAGAGTTTTCTAGAAAAGCTAAAATTGCTCCTGGTGCCGGTGAGACATCATCGTTTAACTTAATTAATGCCCAGCCAACGAATGAGAACTTACTGAGAAGTATTATTGGTTATTCATTCTTAAGAGGTAGGCTTAAATATGCATATTTAATCTTAAAAGGACGTAATTTAGAAAATCAGACCACAACAGAAGATGAAAGAGTTAAAAACTTTGATATCTTAAAAGAAGGTTTAGAAACTGCTTTAAACTTAGTTTACTGGCATGATTTTATAGCCATTATTCAATCAGCAGGATTTGTAAACGATAATCTAATATTATCTAAAAATGCAATATATGAAACTTATGCATTATACTTGCTTGGAAGATGTAAATTTGGAATAAAACACATTGATTTAGAGTCAATAATAAGAAAATGGTTTGTATTTTCATTATTAACTCAAAGGTATGGTGCATCTCCTGAATCCATAATAGAACAGGAATTAAGCAACTTCCGTGAAAGTGATGATTTGATTGGAGTGTTAACAGATATTATAAACTCCTCATTAACTAATGATTTCTGGACAGTAACACTACCAAGTCGTCTTGAATCATCACAAGGTTCAAGAAACACATCAAATCAGGTATATAATGCATGTAAAGTATTTGAAGGAGAAAACATATTGTTTTCTGAGATAAAGTTAAAAGATTATTTATCTCCATTTATTAAAAGTCCTAAAAAGCAAATCGAGGTACATCATATATTCCCTAAAAACTACTTGCAGCAAGTTAAAAACCTAAAACAAAGAGATTACAACCAAATTGCAAACATGATTTACATAGATTATCACAAAAACATTAAAATCAGCGATAAACCTCCGCATGAATATTGGTCATGGATTTTAGAAGATTGCAGTGATAATACTCGTGAATTCATTGAAAATAATTATGTAGAAGTCTATGATTTGCCTTATGAGTTCTGGAAAATGGATTACTTCGACTTTTTAGAAGAAAGACGTAAATTAATGGCTGAAAGCATGCATAAGTATTTTGAGAAGTTATAA
- a CDS encoding DUF2188 domain-containing protein — protein sequence MGGKKNQIHVVPNEDGTWANKKPNAKRASSLHQTQAEAIDSARGQAKREGNTEVIIHGRDGKIRNPNTYKRKDDPRKTKG from the coding sequence ATGGGTGGTAAGAAAAATCAAATCCATGTTGTTCCAAATGAGGATGGAACTTGGGCTAATAAAAAACCAAATGCCAAAAGAGCTTCTTCTCTTCACCAAACACAAGCTGAAGCAATAGATTCAGCAAGAGGCCAAGCTAAAAGGGAAGGTAATACTGAAGTTATCATTCATGGACGAGATGGTAAAATAAGGAATCCTAATACTTACAAGAGAAAGGATGATCCAAGAAAAACAAAAGGTTGA
- a CDS encoding zinc ribbon-containing protein codes for MPYKTGEKPGVGTYLCINCDQKVTLDDAKDTLPPCPKCKNTEFIKL; via the coding sequence ATGCCATATAAAACTGGAGAAAAACCTGGTGTTGGGACATATCTTTGCATAAACTGTGACCAAAAGGTTACACTCGATGATGCAAAAGATACGCTCCCACCTTGCCCTAAGTGCAAAAACACGGAATTTATAAAATTATAA
- a CDS encoding YkvA family protein, translating into MEDKFKDFYDTLKENLAAYNGEYASFIDEGPNLFKLLCDVLDQNVTRELRLDVCAAIAYYVLPMDVIPEQIYGAYGYIDDIFMSVYALQRVADEYGFEFLQDLWELETNIEDVMNECYEKSIEVLEENDIKAILTYTGLE; encoded by the coding sequence ATGGAAGATAAATTCAAGGATTTCTATGATACTTTAAAAGAAAATTTAGCGGCTTATAACGGAGAATATGCTTCTTTTATTGATGAAGGTCCTAATTTATTTAAACTACTTTGTGATGTATTAGATCAAAATGTTACTAGAGAGCTGAGATTGGATGTTTGTGCTGCTATTGCATATTATGTTCTTCCTATGGATGTCATACCTGAGCAGATTTACGGTGCTTACGGTTATATTGATGATATTTTCATGTCAGTTTATGCCTTACAACGAGTCGCTGATGAGTATGGATTTGAATTCCTTCAGGATTTATGGGAATTAGAAACCAATATTGAAGACGTTATGAATGAATGTTATGAAAAATCCATAGAAGTCCTGGAAGAAAATGATATTAAAGCTATTTTAACCTATACTGGTTTGGAATGA